Proteins encoded by one window of Aphidius gifuensis isolate YNYX2018 linkage group LG2, ASM1490517v1, whole genome shotgun sequence:
- the LOC122850665 gene encoding uncharacterized protein LOC122850665 encodes MNLMINYSITDDVNTLNIEESFKRFINSIQKIRSRYCGSNIPPTQFIIQQLYNFIITVQMELSINDINNLFDQLIKIEPVFKNISTPFVYLPDKEKSQCVGDHEILKNQNICPGIISDCVDGNLILYCLELKNIPSVNFPFIQVWNKDKGYFSLTKNGFSDLVTNEHGTINDCFKNPTKTLRTTDTCYPQKCTCNETKYSLRIKNKIVISTRLIKSDVENNMVITGVRFVKNNETIYTQIREGKLLAGGYINQTTVKWKPIKYLSKNIIDEKLKSDSKEFIEIDKKNKSINMDAVNCKSDSSIVTGIRLKSHDNRISLTIVCHNVDWINGTLSTDMKTIIYPVKKNDKNLKQIVEGTGNRSELLGNNDHGKNASLNRENNYEEFVNLSFDGQDVMSTISVPISGVEIYQKNNNSSSYFIAYRLYSIDYSKL; translated from the exons atgaatttaatgattaattacaGTATTACGGATGATGTAAATACACTAAACATTGAAGAATCTTTCAAAAGATTTATCAACAGTATccag aAAATTCGCAGCAGATATTGTGGTAGTAATATTCCACCAACACAATTTATCATTcaacaattatataattttataattactgtACAAATGGAACtatcaataaatgatattaataatttatttgaccaATTGATAAAGATTGAAC ctgtatttaaaaatatttcaacaccTTTTGTCTATTTAcctgataaagaaaaatcacaGTGTGTTGGTGatcatgaaatattaaaaaatcaaaatatatgtCCAGGAATTATCAGTGATTGTGTTGATGGaaatttaattctatattgtctcgag ttaaaaaatataccttcTGTAAATTTTCCATTCATTCAAGTGTGGAATAAAGACAAAGGATATTTTTCTCTCACGAAGAATGGATTTTCTGATTTAGTAACAAATGAACATGGAACTATAAatgattgttttaaaaatccaactaaaac attgaGAACCACAGATACTTGCTATCCTCAAAAATGTACATGTAACGaaacaaaatattcattaagaataaaaaataaaattgtcatcTCAACACGATTAATAAAATCTGATGTTGAAAATAACAT ggTTATTACTGGTGTGAgatttgtcaaaaataatgaaacaatttaCACACAAATACGAGAAGGTAAATTATTAGCTGGTGGATATATAAATCAAACAACTGTCAAATGGAAGCCTATTAAGTAtttgagtaaaaatataattgatgaaaAGCTAAAAAGTGATAGTAAAGAATTCATCgaaattgataagaaaaataaatcaattaatatggATGCTGTTAATTGTAAATCTGATTCTTCAATTGTCactg gtaTTAGACTAAAGTCTCATGATAATCGTATATCTTTGACAATTGTTTGTCATAATGTTGACTGGATAAATGGAACTTTATCAACTGACatgaaaacaattatttatccagttaaaaaaaacgataaaaattt aaaacaaATCGTTGAAGGTACAGGAAATCGATCAGAACTTTTGGGTAATAATGATCATGGTAAAAATGCATCATTAAATcgtgaaaataattatgaagaatttgttaatttgtcatttgatgGACAAGATGTTATGAGTACAATAAGTGTACCAATATCTGGagttgaaatttatcaaaaaaataataacagctCGTCTTATTTTATTGCATATCGTTTGTATTCAATTGATTAcagtaaattgtaa
- the LOC122849861 gene encoding peptide deformylase, mitochondrial-like has translation MMFKRTVSLCCLRNKILFNDSVRYNSNDKIENWITNKLQPRYEKVKPPYDHVCQVGDPVLRVDAGPVDPKIIPTVEFKKNVDLLIKTMRRYGAYGLAAPQIGLSLQLFAMETTKAQLDDAVQSKSAGQPMDVVPLKIFINPKMKILDHTTTSYPENCASICGFSAHVPRAKSLEIEALDLDGKLFKWKAEGWPAKIAQHEMDHLQGKVFTDRMNPQTFSCAIWDVVNTRRGKVQIKFVPDVGTFSEFKKIFYK, from the exons atgatgtTTAAAAGAACAGTATCATTGTGTtgtttaagaaataaaatattatttaatgacaGTGTTAGATATAAtagtaatgataaaattgaaaattggataacaaataaattacagcCGAGGTATGAAAAGGTTAAACCACCATATGATCATGTTTGTCAAGTTGGTGATCCAGTTTTACGTGTTGATGCTGGACCAGTTGATCCAAAAATTATACCaactgttgaatttaaaaag aatgttgatttattgattaaaacaATGAGAAGATATGGAGCCTATGGTCTTGCAGCACCACAAATTGGTTTGTCATTACAATTATTTGCAATGGAAACAACAAAAGCACAACTTGATGATGCAGTACAATCAAAAAGTGCTGGTCAACCAATGGATGTTGtaccattaaaaatatttataaatccaaaaatgaaaatacttgATCATACAACAACTAGTTATCCAGAAAATTGTGCTAGTATTTGTGGATTCTCGGCTCATGTACCTCGTGCAAAGTCATTGGAAATTGAAGCACTTGATTTggatggtaaattatttaaatggaaGGCTGAAGGTTGGCCTGCTAAAATAGCACAACATGAAATGGATCATTTacag ggTAAAGTATTTACTGATAGAATGAATCCACAAACATTTTCATGTGCTATTTGGGATGTTGTTAATACAAGACGTGGAAaagtacaaattaaatttgtaccTGATGTAGGAACAtttagtgaatttaaaaaaatattttacaaataa
- the LOC122849860 gene encoding sphingosine-1-phosphate lyase: MDSVKGLINSTFKEKEPWQIVTITTGSVLGAVWAWNFAFNQDETLIERGKKQVFKIVKCIPSVREKIEKQMTDLNVSFEKDAAERLKDVKFFVKLPSEGLTHDQVIEKVKENVYLGKYDWQNGKVSGTVYKNDPDLIKLMTEVYGIASYTNPLHSDIFPGVCKMEAEIIRIACRLFNGDESSCGSMTTGGTESILMACKAYRDYAREINGIKYPEMVVPVTAHAAFDKAAKYLKIKIRTIPVNQNTFTVSIDAMKAAINGNTIMLVGSAPNFPYGTMDNIEAIAKLGDKYNVPVHVDACLGGFLICFMPDAGYQVAPFDFRLKGVTSISADTHKYGYAPKGSSLILYKNKTFRHHQYTISTDWPGGVYGSPSVNGSRAGGIIAACWAAMMHFGYDGYVSTTKKIIDTTRYIEAELRKMDGIFILGTPATSVIAIGSNHFHIYRLSEALSTRGWNLNALQFPNAIHFCVTHVHTQSDFADQFLNDVRSILVDLNKTPDEEVSGKLAVYGMSQSVPDRAIVGDIIKYFIDAMYFTPKSIEN, translated from the exons ATGGATTCAGTTAAAGGATTGATAAATAGTACATTTAAAGAAAAAGAGCCATGGCAAATAGTAACAATAACAACTGGCTCAGTACTTGGTGCAGTATGGGCCTGGAATTTTGCATTTAATCAAGATGAAACACTTATTGAACGTggaaaaaaacaagtatttaaaatagttaaatGTATACCATCTGTacgtgaaaaaattgaaaaacaaatgacaGATTTAAATGTGAGTTTTGAAAAAGATGCTGCTGAAAGATTAAaagatgttaaattttttgttaaattaccaTCTGAAGGATTGACACATGATCAAGTTATTGAAAAAGTCAAAGAAAATGTTTACCTAGGTAAATATGATTGGCAAAATGGTAAAGTATCAGGTACAGTTTACAAAAATGATcctgatttaataaaattaatgactgAAGTTTATGGTATTGCATCATACACAAATCCACTACATTCAGATATATTTCCTGGTGTATGTAAAATGGAAGCTGAAATTATTAGAATAGCATGTCGTTTATTTAATGGTGATGAATCATCATGTGGTTCT ATGACAACAGGTGGTACAGAATCAATATTGATGGCATGTAAAGCATATCGTGATTATGCAAGAGAAATAAATGGAATTAAATATCCTGAAATGGTTGTACCAGTAACAGCACATGCTGCATTTGATAAAGCAGCAAAatatcttaaaattaaaatacgtaCAATTCCAGTTAATCAAAATACTTTTACTGTTAGTATTGATGCTATGAAAGCTGCTATTAATGGAAATACAataatg ctTGTTGGATCAGCTCCAAATTTTCCATATGGAACAATGGATAACATTGAGGCTATTGCAAAACTTGgagataaatataatgtaCCAGTTCATGTTGATGCATGTCTTGGTGGTTTTTTGATATGTTTTATGCCTGATGCTGGCTATCAAGTTGCACCATTTGATTTTAGATTAAAAGGTGTAACAAGTATTTCGGCTGATACACACaag tatGGATATGCACCAAAAGGTTCATcattaatattgtataaaaataaaacattccGTCATCATCAATATACAATATCAACTGATTGGCCTGGTGGTGTTTATGGATCACCTTCAGTTAATGGATCACGAGCTGGTGGTATTATTGCAGCATGTTGGGCAGCAATGATGCATTTTGGATATGATGGATATGTTtcaacaactaaaaaaatcattgacacAACTAGATACATTGAAGCAGa attgaGAAAAATGGATGGTATTTTTATACTTGGAACACCAGCAACATCAGTCATTGCAATTGGATcaaatcattttcatatatatcgTTTGTCTGAGGCATTATCAACACGTGGATGGAATTTAAATGCACTACAATTTCCAAATGCAATACATTTTTGTGTCACACATGTTCATACACAATCAGATTTTGctgatcaatttttaaatgatgttaGAAGTATATTAGTTGATTTGAATAAGACACCAGATGAAGAAGTTTCTGGaaag ctAGCAGTTTATGGAATGAGCCAGAGTGTTCCTGATCGTGCAATTGTCggtgatattattaaatattttattgacgcTATgtattttactccaaaaagtattgaaaattaa